The following nucleotide sequence is from Saccharothrix texasensis.
CGGACCTGACGGTGAGCGCGACGTCGTTCACGCCCGCCAGTCCGGTCGAGACGACCGCGATCACGCTGTCCGCGACCGTGCGCAACGCGGGCACGGCGGCGTCCGGCGCGACCGACGTGACGTTCTTCCTCGGCGACACCGCCGTGGGCACCGCCCAGGTCGGCGCCCTCGCGGCGGGCGCGTCGGCGACCGTCACCGCGAACATCGGCCCGCGCGGCTCCGGCTCCTACCAGTACACCGCGAAGGTCGACGAGACGAAGAAGGTCGTCGAGCAGAACGAGGCCAACAACGCCCGCCTGCACCCGAGCGCCCTCGTCGTCACGCCCGTGCCCAGCTCCGACCTGGTCGGCGCGCTGAGCTGGTCGCCGAACAACCCGGCCAACGGCCAGAGCACCACCTTCAGCGTCGTGCTGCGCAACGAAGGTTCGATCGCCACGGCGAGCGGCGCGCACGGCGTCACCCTCACCCTCGTCAACGCCACCACGGGCGCGACCGTGCGCACGTTCACCGGCAGCCACACCGGCGCGCTCCAGCCGGGCCAGTCGGCGCCGGCGATCACGCTCGGCTCCTGGGCGGCGGCCAACGGCAAGTACACGTTGCGCACCGAGGTCGCGGTGGACGCCAACGAGATCGCGGCCCGGCAGGCGAACAACCTGACCACCCAGTCGCTGTTCGTGGGGCGCGGCGCGAACGTGCCTTGGGAGCACGTCGAAGCCGAGGACGCCGTCACCGCGGGCGGCGCGCAGAAGATCGGCCCGAACCGCACCATCGGCGACCTGGCCGGTGAGGCGTCCGGTCGGCGCGCGGTGACGCTCAACAGCACCGGCTCGTCGGTCGAGTTCACCACCACCGGGTCGACCAACACCCTCGTCACCCGCTTCTCCATCCCGGACTCGGCGGGCGGCGGCGGCATCGACGCCTCGCTGAACGTGTACGTCAACGGGTCCTTCCACAAGGCGATCACCCTCACCTCGCGGCACATCTGGCTCTACGGCAACGAAGCGTCGCCGGGCAACTCCCCCGGCGCCGGCGGGCCCCGGCACATCTACGACGAGGCGAACGTGATGCTCAACAGCACGTTCCCCGCCGGCACGAAGATCAAGCTGCAGAAGGACGCGACGAACACCACCAACTACGCCATCGACTTCGTCGACTTCGAGAACGCGGTGGCGCGGGCCAACCCCGACCCGGCCCGGTACATCACGCCGACCGGGTTCGGCCACCAGGACGTGCAGAACGCCCTGGACCGGTTCCGCATGGACACCAGCGGCACCCTGCTCGGCGTGTACCTGCCGGCCGGCACGTACACCACGGCGCAGAAGTTCCAGGTGTACGGCAAGCCGGTGCGGGTGATCGGCGCGGGACCGTGGTTCACGAAGTTCGTCGTGCCGACCACGCAGGAGAACACCGACGCGGGCTTCCGGGCCGAGCAGTCGGTGAACGGGTCCACGTTCAGCGGGTTCGCGTTCTTCGGCAACTACACGTCCCGCATCGACGGGCCGGGCAAGGTGTTCGACTTCGCGAACGTCTCGAACATCACCATCGAGAACATCTGGGCCGAGCACATGGTGTGCCTCTACTGGGGCGCGAACACCGACTTCATGACCATCAAGGACTCCCGGATCCGGAACATGTTCGCCGACGGCATCAACATGACCAACGGCAGCACGGACAACCGGGTGGCCAACATCGAAGCCCGCTCGACCGGTGACGACAGCTTCGCCCTGTTCTCCGCGATCGACGCGGGCGGGGCGGACGAGAAGAACAACGTCTACGAGAACCTGTCGTCGTTGACGACCTGGCGCGCGGCGGGGTTGGCGGTCTACGGCGGTTTCCTCAACACGTTCCGCAACATCTACATCGCCGACACGTTGACCTACTCGGGCGTCACGATCAGCTCGCTGGACTTCGGGTACCCGATGAACGGCTTCGGCCCCGAGCCGACCACGTTCAGCGGGATCACGCTGGTGCGCACCGGCGGGCACTTCTGGAACGGGCAGACGTTCCCGGGGATCTGGATGTTCTCGGCGTCGAAGCCGTTCCGGGGCATCCGGGTCGACGACGTCGACATCATCGACCCGACCTACGCCGGCATCATGTTCCAGACGAAGTACAACGGGTCGGCGCCCGAGAACCCGATCCAGGACACGGTGCTGACCAACATCTCGATCTCCGGCGCCAGGCTGAGCGGTGACCAGTTCGAGCACAAGTCGGGCATCGGGGTGTGGGCCAACGAGCTGCCGGAAGCCGGCCAAGGGCCCGCGGTCGGCTCGGTGACCTTCAACAACCTCCGGCTGAGCAACAACGCCGAGAACATCCGCAACCGGACCTCGACGTTCACCATCACCATCAACCCGTAGTCCCGCTCGACCGCGAAGCGCCGCCCTGTCCCCCAGGGCGGCGCTTCCGCGCTTTCCGCCGCCTTCTCCGGGTTCCCGCGTACGGCGGCTCGGCCCTCACCTCCGGCCCGCAACCGCTGACGCGCCTGCCCTACAGGCTCGCGCAACGCCGCAGGCGCGGGCAACGTCGTAGGCGCGGGCGTCGTCGCAGGCGCGGGCATCGCCGCGTCCTACCGCGCGCTCGCCCCTGGGGGCCCACCGCGCACCGCCGACAACGCACCCTCACGCACTCTCAACACGCACCCTCGACGCGCACCGCCGGCAACGCGCCGCCTACCGCGCGCTCGCGCCCCTGGCTCCCGCGCGCCCCCGGCCCCAGCCACCGCCCGCCTGGCTCCGACTGCCCTCGACGTCCAGCGCACCCTGCCCTCGGGCCGACCGACGTCCCCTGCCCGTACGCCGCTCCGGGGGTGCCGCCTCCTTACTATCCCGGCAACGTCAATGGTGCGGCAGAAGTTTCCGGATTGGGTTCCATTCACGCGCGATTCGCTCGACCGGGTGATCGAGTGCCCATCATAACCGCAGCTCAGAGGCCCGCGGCAGAAGACGCACTGTGCGCACGGGGGCGGCCCCTGGCTGGGAGAGGTTGCCAGGGGCCGCCGGACGGCAGGGTGGTGAGCCGAACGCTCAGCCGACCTTGCCCACGCCCGCACCGCTCTGCACGACCGACTTCACGCCGGAGCACGAGTCGAGCGCGTAGGAGTACGGGATCGACTTGACGCTGCCACCCTGGTCACCCGATCCCGAGTTGACCATGTGGTTGTTGCGCGCCACCAGGTTGGCGGGGTCGGAGTCGCCCTCGCCGCGGTGGAACGGGTCGCGCGTGTTCTCGAAGTAGTTGCACTCCACGAGCACGCCCGCTTCCTGCGTGGAAGCGACACCGTACGACGTCACGCCGCCGTAGTAGTTGTTGTAGACGTGCACGGGGTTGCCGAAGCGGACCCGGGGGTGGCGCTGGTTGGTGCCGTCGAACCAGTTGTGGTGGTAGCTGACGCGCAGCTTGCCGCGGTCCTCGCCGCCGTTGTCGTCGCTGTGACCCAGCAGCATCGTCTTGTCGTGGGAGCTGACCTTGTTCCACGACACGGTCACGCAGTCGGAAGCGCGCTTGATGTCGATCGCGCCGTCATAGCCGTTGCGCAGGCTGTTGTGGTCGATCCAGACCCTGGTCGAGTACTGGACGTTGATCGCGTCGTCGGCCCAGTCCCTGAAGTTCAGGTTCCGGATGATGACGTTGGACGCGCTGGCGACGTTCAGGCCGTGCCCGGCGATGGTGGCGCCGGAGCCGACCCCGATGACCGTCTTGTTCGACGCGATCTTGGTCATGCTGGACAACGTGATGGTGCCCGAGACCTTGATGGTTTGCGTGGTCGTGGACTTGGCCGCGTTGATGAACGACGTGGCGTCGCTCACCGTCACCGTGCCACCACCGGAACCACCGGTGGTGCCACCGCACTGCGTACCCCAGCCCTCGAGGTTGAACGACGCGGCGTCGGCCGCGGGCGCCATGACCGCGGTAGCGGCCAGTGCCGTGGCCGCGAGCAGCGCACGGGAGATCTTGCGGGACATGCGGTTTCCTCCATACGACTGTGGATGAAAAGGGAACCGGCGGCGGGATTTCCACGTGGCGGCGACCGAAGGACTACACCGGACTCACCACCTCTCCACGGTGTGCTGGCGGATGTGCTCGACGTCGAACTCGTCACCGAGACCGGGAGAGGAGGTCAGGGTGACGTGCCCGTCCGCGTCGAGCGGGTCGGCCATCGCGAGCCGGTGCGGCGGCACGCGGTCGAAGTCGTGCAGCGGGTGCAGCAGGCCGCGTTCGTACCAGCGGCCGTTGTCGGTGCCGCCGAGCACGGCCAGGCTCGCCGAGCCGTCGCCGTGGATCTCGCAGTCGACGTTGAACGCCTCGGCCAGGTGCAGGGCTTTCACCGTCGGCGAGATGCCGCCGACGTCGGTCGGGCCGGCGCGGAGGATGTCGCAGGCGCCGGAGGTGATCCACTCGGCTCGGGTCAGGTGCTTGCCCCACGCGACCTCCGGGCCGATCACCGGGATGGACAGCTGCTCGGCCAGCCACCGGTAGGAGCTGATGGACGCTTCTTCCATCGGCTCCTCGAACCAGTAGAAGCCCAGCCGCTCCAGGGCCCGGCCCAGTTCCAGCGCCTCGGTGCGCGAGTACCAGTGGTTGGCGTCGAGCATCAGCTCGACGTCGGGCCCGACGGCGTCGCGCACCGCTTCGCAGGCCGCGATGTCGGCGCGCACGCTGGGCGCGCCGGGCACCGGCGGCATCCACGTGTGCAGCTTGATCGCCCGGTAGCCGCGCTCGACCAGCTGCTTCGCGAACGCCGCGTAGTCGCCGGGCGTGCTCAGCCCGCCGGGGACCTCGTCGCCGCACATGGTGCTGGCGTAGGCCGGGACGCGGGACCGGGCGCCGCCGAGCAGCTTCCACACCGGCTGCCCGACCTTCTTGCCCACCAGGTCCCACAACGCGGTGTCGACGTAGCCGAGTGCCCGGTCGGTGAACCGGCCGTGGGAGCCGCGCTGCTTGCGCGCCATCTTGCGCCACAGCCCTTCCCGGTCCCACGGGTCCGCGCCGAGGAGCACGGGTTTCACGATCGAGTCGAGCACGGCGGGCCGCAGCTGGTCGGGGTGCACCTGGACGCGTCCGACGACGCCGTCGGAGTCGGTGATCTCGAGCAGCGCCTCGCGGATCTCGTGCTCGGCGCTCGGGTGCCGGTGCCCGTGCGGGTCCACCGCGGTCCACGCGGTGGTCGTGAACACCGACACCTCGACGCGCTCGATCATTTGCGCTCCTCCCACTCCTTCTCCGCCTCGGTGAGCTTCTTGGCCATGTCGTCCAGGAACTGCTGGCCGGTCAGCTCGCCGAGGAGCACCTTCTGGTACTGGGGCTCGCTCTCGGTCTTGGTGATGGACGAGTACTGGGGCAGGTAGACGGGCGCGGGCACGAGGATGGTGGCCGGGTCTTCCAGGACGCCGAGCGCCATCTTCACGTGGGCGGCGGTGTCGATCCAGGCGGCGCTGCGCACGTCGGTGTTCGCGGGGATCTGGCCGACCTTCTCGTTCCAGTAGCTGTTGGACTCGGCGGAGGTGAGGAACTCGGCGAACTTCCAGGCCGCGTCCTGGTTCTCGCTGTTCTTGAACACCGCGAAGCCGTCGGTCGGGTTGGGCACGACGGTGCGCTTGCCGCTCGGGCCGACCGGCAGCGGCATGGCGGCGACCTTGTCGCCGAGGGCCTTGGTGACGTCGCTGTAGGAGCCGAGGTTGTGGTGCATCATCGCGACCGAGCCGCCGGTGAACTGGGCGATCATCTGGGTGAAGCTGTTGTTGACGTCGGCCTCGGGGGTGGCCTTCTTGTAGAGGTCGGCGACCTTGTCGACGAGCTCGGCGTTGGCCGGGTCGTTGAGGGTGCTCTTGCCGTCCTTGAAGAAGTTGTCCACGCCGGAGTAGGCGTAGGCCTCGGTGATCAGCTGGAACACGGAGCCGGCGCCGCCGCGGATGGTGTAGCCGTACTTGTTGGCGCCCGTGTCGGTGAGCTTCTCGGCGGTGGTGATGAACTCGTCCCAGGTCTTCGGGGCTTCCAGGCCCGCGTCCTTGAACCAGTCGGTGCGGTACCAGATGATGTCCATGTTGGCCGAGGACGGCACGATGTAGAGCTTGCCGTCGGGCGCGGTCTGGCGGACGGTCTCGACGAGGGACGGGAGCAGCTTGTCCTTCAGCGGGCCGCTGTTGATGCGGTCGTCGAGGGGGGCCAGCGCTTCCTGGCCGACCAGGTGCGCGAGGTACGAGGTGGTGACGCCGCCGACGTCGGGCGTCTCGCCGCCGGCGATGGCGGTGTCGTACTTCTGCTGCACCGACGCGCTGGGGATGCCGACGTACTCGACCTTGATGTTCGGGTTGGCCGACTCGAAGCGCGAGATCAGCTCCTTGTAGATCGGCTCGCGGGCGGGCCCGCCGTTGTTGTCCCAGAACGTGATGGTGACGTTGCCGTCGGTCCCCCCACCTCCCTCGGACGAGCAGGCGGACAGCGCCAGGGCGGCGGCGGCCACGGCGACCAGCAGTTTTCTCATGATGCTCCCTATCCCTTGACAGCCCCGGCGCTGAGCCCCTGCACCAGGAACCGCTGCACGACGGCGAAAACGAGGACTACCGGCACGGCCGCGACCACGCCGCCGGCGGCGAGTGCTCCGAAATCGGTGTTGAACTCACCCAGCGTGTAGCTCAGGCCGACCGGCAGGGTGAACTTGTCCTGCCGCGTCGCGAACATCAGCGCGAACAGGAACTGGTTCCAGGCGCCGATGAACGCGAACGACCCGACTGCCACCAGGGCGGGCTTGAGCTGTGGGAGGACGACGGCGAAGAAGGCGCGCAGGCGCGAGCAGCCGTCGACCATGGCGGCTTCTTCGAGCTCCACGGAGATGTTGCGGATGAACCCGCTCATCAGGATCAGCGACAGCGGCAGCTGGAAGGCCACCTCCGCGATGACCAGGCCGGTGATGCTGTTGAGCAGCCCGATGCCCTTGAAGATCACGAACAGCGGGATGAGCATCATGGCGCCGGGGATGAACTGGCTGCACAGCATCGCCAGCAGGAACACCCGCTGGCCGCGGAACTTGAACCGCGCGAGGGCGTAGCCGCCCATCACCGACAGGATGGTCACGAACACGAGCACGCCGAGGCCCATGACCACGCTGTTGTAGAAGAAGATGCCGAACCCGATGTCGTTCCACACGGTGTCGAAGTGCTCGAACGAGATCGGCCAGGGCACGAGCTGCGTGGAGCCGGACGGCCGGACCGCGAACACGAGCATCCAGTAGAACGGGATGAGCGTGAACAGCAGGTACAGGAACAGCGGCACGCGGATCATCCACGGCTTGCCCGGTTCCTCGGCCACGGCCCGGCGGCGGCGTCGCCCGGGGGGTGGGGGCGCGTGCGTGGTGCCGGCGACCTCCCGCACCAGGGTGCCGGTCTTGCCCAGGGTCTCGGTCATGCTCGGCTCCCGAACTTCGACACCCGCAGGTACGCGATGGAGAAGAACAACAGGATGAGGAACCCGGCGACGGTGAGCGCCGAGCCGTACCCGAAGTTGTGCGAGTCGACGGCCTGCCTGGCGACGTACAGCGGCAGCGTGGTGGTCTGGTTCGCGGGACCGCCGCCGGTGAGGGTGTAGATGAGGTCGACGTTGTTGAACTCCCACACCGCGCGCAGCAGCGTCGACAGGATGATCGCGTCCTTGAGGTGCGGCAGGGTGACGCTGGTGAAGCGCCGCCACCGGCTCGCGCCGTCGACGGACGCCGCCTCGTAGAGGTCCTTGGGGATGCTCTGGAGGTCGGCGAGCAGCAGGATCGCGAAGAACGGCACGCCGCGCCACAGCTCGGTCACCACCAGGGCGTCGAACACGGTGTCGGGGTTGCCGAGCACCGAGGTGCCGGGCGAGCCGATGCCGAGGTTCGACAGCTCCTGGAAGATGCCGGTGGACGGGTTGAGCAGCAGGATCCAGATGCCCGTGGTGAGCACGCCGGACACCGCCCACGGTGAGAACACCAGTGCCCGTGCCATGCCCCGGCCGATGAACGTCTCGTTGACGATCAGGGCCAGCACGAGGCCCAGCAGCAGTTGCAGCCCGACTTCGACGAACACCCACTTGGCGCTGAACGCCAGGCTCTGCCAGAACAGCGGGTCGTCGAACAGCATCTGCTTGAAGTTGTCCAGCCCCGCGAAGCCGTTCTTCCACGGCTGCGTGACGTTGTACCGCTGGAGGCTGTAGTAGACGACGCTCCCGATCGGGTAGACCAGGAAGATCGCCATCAGCACCAGCGTCGGTGCGATCAGGGCGTAGGGCGCCCACGTGCGTGTTCTCATGCGGGGTTCCAGTCGCCGAGGTACGCGCGCAGGGTGTGCTGCGAGGCTTGGTCGTGGGTGAGCTGCGGCCGGTCGGCGCCGGGTGCGGCGCCGGGGCCGGAGTTGCGGAACTCGGCGAACCGGGCGTCGCGCCAGGAGAAGCCGGACATGTCGGTCCACGGCGCGGTCTTCACCGCGGCGGGCAGCTTGGTGTCGCGGATGACGACCGAGGCGATGGCGTCCGGGTCGCCGCCGGGGTGCCACGGCCTGCCCAGGTAGTAGGTGCCCGCCGGGGCGTCGCTCAGGACCGTGGAGTTCATGATCAGGAAGCCGTGCGGGTTGTCGCGGCGGGTGCTGGCGGCCGTGATGTAGCCCGCCGGCGCTCCGCCGGGGTGGTCGTCGCCCCGGTTCAGGGCCCGGATGGTGACCTGGTCGAACACGGCGGTGGCGCGGCCGAAGACGAAGTCGACGTCACCGACGATCTCGCCGCCCCGGTAGTACTGGCGGGCCTTCGTGCCCGCGGCGCGCGTGTCGGCGTACAGGGTGTCCTGGTGGCCGAGGAAGCGGACGCGGTCGTAGTACTGCCGGTCGCCGGTCGCCTTGACCGCGACGGCCTGCGTGCCGGTGATCTCGGGGTGCGCGGCCCGGTCGAACGAGTTGCTGAAGGTCAGGTCGCGCGCGGTGAAGCCGTCGGCTTCGATCGTCGCGGTCGCGGAGCCGGTGGTGCCGTAGGTGGTGCCGTCGGGCTTCTTGGTGCCGTTGGCGTTGTCGTAGTCGATGACGACGTCGCGGGCGGTGCC
It contains:
- a CDS encoding discoidin domain-containing protein; translated protein: MSTTTRARSRLLSSLVALTLTAFTLSPPAAQAAPTAGVLDLGRPTRIDQVRLSLPDDDATFSVQTSLDGKGFAVLVPSAPRHGEDQAFDFDPTLVRYVRVDGAPVRDIDVRQAADVAAQLAATYSASTTNDVYQASNAGDGNQATYWESANNAFPQWLRADLGAAVKVDRVVLKLPTSGWGARTQTLAVQHSTDGQNFGDLVPSAQHSFNPTANNTVTIQFTATTTRFVRLLITGNSAWPAGQISEFEVHGPSTGDTQAPTAPTNLAYTSPQSGQIRLTWSAATDNTGVTGYDVYANGALRTSLPGTALTYTDSQPDGVAVTYHVIAKDAAGNQSPPSGSVTRPGSPNSGTNLAKGRPITSSSHTFTFVATNANDDDVNTYWEGATYPNTLTTQLGSNADLSSVVLKLNPSSAWGARTQNIQVLGREQSASGFTSLVAARDYAFNPASGNTVTIPLAARVADVQLRITSNTGAPGGQVAEFQVFGVAAPNPDLTVSATSFTPASPVETTAITLSATVRNAGTAASGATDVTFFLGDTAVGTAQVGALAAGASATVTANIGPRGSGSYQYTAKVDETKKVVEQNEANNARLHPSALVVTPVPSSDLVGALSWSPNNPANGQSTTFSVVLRNEGSIATASGAHGVTLTLVNATTGATVRTFTGSHTGALQPGQSAPAITLGSWAAANGKYTLRTEVAVDANEIAARQANNLTTQSLFVGRGANVPWEHVEAEDAVTAGGAQKIGPNRTIGDLAGEASGRRAVTLNSTGSSVEFTTTGSTNTLVTRFSIPDSAGGGGIDASLNVYVNGSFHKAITLTSRHIWLYGNEASPGNSPGAGGPRHIYDEANVMLNSTFPAGTKIKLQKDATNTTNYAIDFVDFENAVARANPDPARYITPTGFGHQDVQNALDRFRMDTSGTLLGVYLPAGTYTTAQKFQVYGKPVRVIGAGPWFTKFVVPTTQENTDAGFRAEQSVNGSTFSGFAFFGNYTSRIDGPGKVFDFANVSNITIENIWAEHMVCLYWGANTDFMTIKDSRIRNMFADGINMTNGSTDNRVANIEARSTGDDSFALFSAIDAGGADEKNNVYENLSSLTTWRAAGLAVYGGFLNTFRNIYIADTLTYSGVTISSLDFGYPMNGFGPEPTTFSGITLVRTGGHFWNGQTFPGIWMFSASKPFRGIRVDDVDIIDPTYAGIMFQTKYNGSAPENPIQDTVLTNISISGARLSGDQFEHKSGIGVWANELPEAGQGPAVGSVTFNNLRLSNNAENIRNRTSTFTITINP
- a CDS encoding pectate lyase family protein: MSRKISRALLAATALAATAVMAPAADAASFNLEGWGTQCGGTTGGSGGGTVTVSDATSFINAAKSTTTQTIKVSGTITLSSMTKIASNKTVIGVGSGATIAGHGLNVASASNVIIRNLNFRDWADDAINVQYSTRVWIDHNSLRNGYDGAIDIKRASDCVTVSWNKVSSHDKTMLLGHSDDNGGEDRGKLRVSYHHNWFDGTNQRHPRVRFGNPVHVYNNYYGGVTSYGVASTQEAGVLVECNYFENTRDPFHRGEGDSDPANLVARNNHMVNSGSGDQGGSVKSIPYSYALDSCSGVKSVVQSGAGVGKVG
- a CDS encoding enolase C-terminal domain-like protein, with the translated sequence MIERVEVSVFTTTAWTAVDPHGHRHPSAEHEIREALLEITDSDGVVGRVQVHPDQLRPAVLDSIVKPVLLGADPWDREGLWRKMARKQRGSHGRFTDRALGYVDTALWDLVGKKVGQPVWKLLGGARSRVPAYASTMCGDEVPGGLSTPGDYAAFAKQLVERGYRAIKLHTWMPPVPGAPSVRADIAACEAVRDAVGPDVELMLDANHWYSRTEALELGRALERLGFYWFEEPMEEASISSYRWLAEQLSIPVIGPEVAWGKHLTRAEWITSGACDILRAGPTDVGGISPTVKALHLAEAFNVDCEIHGDGSASLAVLGGTDNGRWYERGLLHPLHDFDRVPPHRLAMADPLDADGHVTLTSSPGLGDEFDVEHIRQHTVERW
- a CDS encoding ABC transporter substrate-binding protein — encoded protein: MRKLLVAVAAAALALSACSSEGGGGTDGNVTITFWDNNGGPAREPIYKELISRFESANPNIKVEYVGIPSASVQQKYDTAIAGGETPDVGGVTTSYLAHLVGQEALAPLDDRINSGPLKDKLLPSLVETVRQTAPDGKLYIVPSSANMDIIWYRTDWFKDAGLEAPKTWDEFITTAEKLTDTGANKYGYTIRGGAGSVFQLITEAYAYSGVDNFFKDGKSTLNDPANAELVDKVADLYKKATPEADVNNSFTQMIAQFTGGSVAMMHHNLGSYSDVTKALGDKVAAMPLPVGPSGKRTVVPNPTDGFAVFKNSENQDAAWKFAEFLTSAESNSYWNEKVGQIPANTDVRSAAWIDTAAHVKMALGVLEDPATILVPAPVYLPQYSSITKTESEPQYQKVLLGELTGQQFLDDMAKKLTEAEKEWEERK
- a CDS encoding carbohydrate ABC transporter permease, producing the protein MTETLGKTGTLVREVAGTTHAPPPPGRRRRRAVAEEPGKPWMIRVPLFLYLLFTLIPFYWMLVFAVRPSGSTQLVPWPISFEHFDTVWNDIGFGIFFYNSVVMGLGVLVFVTILSVMGGYALARFKFRGQRVFLLAMLCSQFIPGAMMLIPLFVIFKGIGLLNSITGLVIAEVAFQLPLSLILMSGFIRNISVELEEAAMVDGCSRLRAFFAVVLPQLKPALVAVGSFAFIGAWNQFLFALMFATRQDKFTLPVGLSYTLGEFNTDFGALAAGGVVAAVPVVLVFAVVQRFLVQGLSAGAVKG
- a CDS encoding carbohydrate ABC transporter permease, producing the protein MRTRTWAPYALIAPTLVLMAIFLVYPIGSVVYYSLQRYNVTQPWKNGFAGLDNFKQMLFDDPLFWQSLAFSAKWVFVEVGLQLLLGLVLALIVNETFIGRGMARALVFSPWAVSGVLTTGIWILLLNPSTGIFQELSNLGIGSPGTSVLGNPDTVFDALVVTELWRGVPFFAILLLADLQSIPKDLYEAASVDGASRWRRFTSVTLPHLKDAIILSTLLRAVWEFNNVDLIYTLTGGGPANQTTTLPLYVARQAVDSHNFGYGSALTVAGFLILLFFSIAYLRVSKFGSRA